One region of Streptomyces sp. NBC_00442 genomic DNA includes:
- a CDS encoding ABC transporter ATP-binding protein, translating to MLKLDEVTVRFARRAALDAVDLEVAEHRTVCVLGPSGSGKSTLLRVVAGLQPPDSGRVLLGGADQAGVPVHKRGLGLMFQDHQLFPQRDVAGNVAFGLRMRGASREEQDRRVGELLDLVGLPGAGGRAVAALSGGEQQRVALARALAPSPRLLMLDEPLGQLDRTLRERLVLELRSLFGRLGTTVLAVTHDQGEAFALADRVVVMRDGRIAQAGTPLEVWRRPASEFVARFLGFENVVPATVAGEVADTPWGKVPVPPDSPRGEVRLLIRPGGVRLVPVRDGLPCEVVSRTFRGSHVALQLRPAAGPLVEAECDVAAAPEVGTGVGVAFAAGGVVVLGDG from the coding sequence ATGCTCAAGCTCGACGAAGTGACCGTACGGTTCGCACGGAGGGCCGCGCTCGACGCGGTCGACCTGGAGGTCGCCGAGCACCGGACGGTGTGCGTGCTCGGGCCGAGCGGCAGCGGCAAGTCCACGCTGTTGCGAGTCGTGGCCGGCCTCCAACCCCCGGACAGCGGGCGGGTGTTGCTCGGCGGCGCCGACCAGGCAGGGGTGCCCGTGCACAAGCGCGGGCTCGGCCTGATGTTCCAGGACCACCAGCTGTTCCCGCAGCGCGACGTCGCCGGAAACGTGGCGTTCGGGCTGCGCATGCGAGGCGCCTCGCGCGAGGAACAGGACCGTAGGGTCGGCGAGTTGCTCGACCTGGTGGGACTGCCCGGTGCGGGCGGGCGGGCCGTGGCCGCCCTGTCCGGCGGCGAACAGCAGCGCGTCGCCCTGGCCCGCGCGCTGGCACCCTCGCCGCGCCTGCTCATGCTGGACGAGCCGCTGGGCCAGCTCGACCGCACCCTGCGCGAGCGCCTGGTACTCGAACTCCGCTCGCTCTTCGGCCGGTTGGGCACCACCGTGCTGGCCGTCACCCACGACCAGGGCGAGGCGTTCGCGCTGGCCGACCGGGTGGTGGTGATGCGGGACGGCCGCATCGCGCAGGCCGGCACGCCCCTCGAGGTCTGGCGCCGACCCGCCTCGGAGTTCGTGGCACGCTTTCTCGGCTTCGAGAACGTGGTGCCGGCGACGGTGGCGGGGGAAGTGGCGGACACCCCCTGGGGGAAGGTGCCGGTCCCGCCGGACTCCCCTCGGGGCGAGGTGCGCCTGCTGATCCGCCCCGGCGGCGTCCGACTGGTCCCCGTGCGGGACGGCCTGCCCTGCGAGGTCGTCTCGCGTACGTTCCGGGGCAGCCATGTGGCCCTCCAACTGCGGCCTGCGGCAGGGCCGTTGGTGGAAGCGGAGTGCGACGTGGCGGCGGCCCCCGAGGTCGGGACCGGGGTGGGGGTCGCCTTCGCGGCGGGCGGGGTCGTGGTGCTGGGGGACGGGTAG
- a CDS encoding gamma-aminobutyraldehyde dehydrogenase codes for MTTELRRLRNYIDGEFRDAADGRTIEVVNPATGQPYATSPLSGQEDVDAAMAAAAKAFPAWRDSTPAERQRVLLKIADAFEERAEELIAAESENTGKPIELTRTEEVPPMVDQIRFFAGAARLLEGRSAGEYMEGLTSIVRREPVGVCAQVAPWNYPMMMAVWKFAPALAAGNTVVLKPSDTTPASTVLIAEIIGAIVPKGVFNVVCGDRDTGRAMVEHRTPAMASITGSVRAGMQVAESASKDVKRVHLELGGKAPVVVFEDADIAKAVEDIAVAGYFNAGQDCTAATRVLVHESIHDEFVTALAKAASDTKTGQPDDADVLYGPLNNANQLKQVTGFIERLPAHAKVEAGGHRVGDQGYFYAPTVVSGLKQDDEIIQNEVFGPVITVQSFTDEAQALEYANGVEYALASSVWTKDHARAMRMSKNLDFGCVWINTHIPLVAEMPHGGFKKSGYGKDLSAYGFEDYTRIKHVMTSIEG; via the coding sequence GTGACCACCGAACTGCGTCGTTTGCGCAACTACATCGACGGAGAGTTCCGCGATGCTGCCGACGGGCGGACCATCGAGGTGGTCAACCCGGCCACGGGCCAGCCCTACGCGACCTCGCCGCTCTCCGGCCAGGAGGACGTGGACGCCGCCATGGCGGCCGCGGCCAAGGCGTTCCCCGCCTGGCGCGACAGCACGCCCGCCGAGCGCCAGCGCGTGCTGCTCAAGATCGCGGACGCCTTCGAGGAGCGCGCCGAGGAGCTGATCGCCGCCGAGTCGGAGAACACCGGCAAGCCGATCGAGCTCACCCGCACCGAAGAAGTGCCGCCCATGGTCGACCAGATCCGCTTCTTCGCGGGCGCGGCCCGGCTGCTCGAAGGCCGCAGCGCCGGCGAGTACATGGAGGGTCTGACCTCCATCGTGCGCCGCGAGCCGGTCGGCGTCTGCGCGCAGGTCGCGCCGTGGAACTACCCGATGATGATGGCCGTGTGGAAGTTCGCCCCGGCGCTCGCCGCGGGCAACACCGTGGTCCTCAAGCCCTCGGACACCACCCCCGCCTCGACGGTCCTGATCGCCGAGATCATCGGCGCGATCGTCCCCAAGGGCGTCTTCAACGTCGTCTGCGGCGACCGTGACACCGGCCGCGCGATGGTCGAGCACCGGACCCCGGCCATGGCCTCCATCACCGGTTCCGTACGGGCCGGCATGCAGGTCGCCGAGTCCGCCTCCAAGGACGTCAAGCGTGTCCACCTGGAGCTGGGCGGCAAGGCCCCGGTCGTCGTCTTCGAGGACGCCGACATCGCCAAGGCCGTCGAGGACATCGCGGTCGCGGGCTACTTCAACGCCGGCCAGGACTGCACCGCCGCGACCCGCGTGCTCGTGCACGAGTCGATCCACGACGAGTTCGTGACCGCGCTCGCCAAGGCCGCCTCCGACACCAAGACCGGGCAGCCCGACGACGCGGACGTGCTGTACGGCCCGCTCAACAACGCCAACCAGCTCAAGCAGGTGACCGGCTTCATCGAGCGCCTGCCCGCACACGCCAAGGTCGAGGCCGGCGGCCACCGCGTCGGCGACCAGGGCTACTTCTACGCCCCGACCGTCGTCTCCGGCCTGAAGCAGGACGACGAGATCATCCAGAACGAGGTGTTCGGGCCGGTCATCACCGTCCAGTCCTTCACCGACGAGGCCCAGGCCCTGGAGTACGCCAATGGCGTCGAGTACGCCCTGGCCTCCTCGGTGTGGACCAAGGACCACGCCCGCGCCATGCGGATGTCCAAGAACCTCGACTTCGGCTGCGTGTGGATCAACACCCACATCCCGCTGGTCGCCGAGATGCCGCACGGCGGCTTCAAGAAGTCCGGCTACGGCAAGGACCTCTCCGCGTACGGCTTCGAGGACTACACGCGCATCAAGCACGTGATGACGTCGATCGAGGGCTGA
- a CDS encoding LOG family protein — protein sequence MAAVPDTDETLPAGSDTEIESLAEFDAATAHGGLTGFRVQSVDLTARTPALLATDTSAAVFLGCAMEPDAAAKVRADGALVFPPVPHLPFNPYRGTLYSPAELFEGLAAGYEHTPDALSYAWFQRTKADGDVFSSMLRSIHDDAVSDALDELLVGARVAGVMGGHAMARGTSEYQGAAVLGRTLTRAGFTVATGGGPGAMEAANLGAYAAPFDDAMLDSALQLLAGEPSFRPSVSAWARVAFEVRTKWPRGATSVGIPTWFYGHEPPNAFAGAIAKYFANAIREDGLLARSNAGVVFLPGAAGTVQEIFDNATPNYYESHGTPTPMVLVDRAHWTRELPAWPLLQALAQDRPMASRIALVDSVSEAPEALARMSGEA from the coding sequence ATGGCCGCCGTGCCGGACACAGACGAAACCCTCCCCGCGGGCAGCGACACCGAGATCGAGTCGCTGGCCGAATTCGACGCGGCCACCGCGCACGGCGGCCTCACCGGCTTCCGCGTGCAGTCCGTCGACCTCACGGCCCGCACGCCCGCCCTGCTCGCCACCGACACCTCCGCCGCCGTCTTCCTCGGCTGCGCGATGGAGCCGGACGCCGCCGCCAAGGTCCGCGCCGACGGCGCCCTCGTCTTCCCACCCGTCCCGCACCTGCCGTTCAACCCCTACCGCGGCACCCTCTACTCCCCCGCCGAACTCTTCGAGGGCCTCGCGGCCGGCTACGAGCACACCCCGGACGCGCTGTCGTACGCCTGGTTCCAGCGGACCAAGGCCGACGGCGACGTCTTCTCCTCGATGCTGCGCTCCATCCATGACGACGCGGTCTCCGACGCCCTGGACGAACTCCTCGTCGGCGCACGGGTGGCGGGCGTGATGGGCGGCCATGCGATGGCCCGCGGCACCAGCGAGTACCAGGGCGCGGCCGTGCTCGGGCGCACCCTGACCCGCGCCGGGTTCACCGTGGCGACGGGCGGCGGTCCTGGCGCGATGGAGGCCGCGAACCTGGGCGCGTACGCCGCGCCCTTCGACGACGCGATGCTGGACTCGGCCCTTCAACTCCTCGCCGGCGAGCCCTCGTTCAGGCCGTCGGTGTCCGCGTGGGCCCGCGTCGCGTTCGAGGTGCGGACCAAGTGGCCGCGCGGCGCCACCTCCGTCGGCATCCCCACCTGGTTCTACGGCCACGAGCCGCCGAACGCCTTCGCGGGCGCCATCGCCAAGTACTTCGCCAACGCCATCCGCGAGGACGGCCTGCTCGCCCGCTCCAACGCGGGCGTCGTCTTCCTGCCGGGTGCGGCCGGCACCGTACAGGAGATCTTCGACAACGCGACGCCGAACTACTACGAGTCGCACGGCACACCGACGCCGATGGTGCTCGTCGACCGCGCGCACTGGACGCGGGAGCTGCCGGCCTGGCCGCTGCTCCAGGCGCTGGCGCAGGACCGTCCGATGGCGTCCCGCATCGCCCTCGTCGACTCCGTGTCGGAGGCCCCCGAGGCGCTGGCCCGCATGTCGGGCGAGGCCTGA
- a CDS encoding serine hydrolase domain-containing protein, translating into MNARTRTTLLATALVVGLSAVPAVAAPAPATAAAAVGHTTPGLDTLALRAAIAGAGKPGADATAALVRVGGAGGSWRGSAGVHDLASGAPADPEGRFRAGSVTKVFTAAMVLQLAGEGRVDLNRPVRAYLPDLIPAAYAKVTVRQLLNHTSGIPSAGSPGGSLDDVYAHRFESRDPKDVVREATAQKPDFAPGTEQHYDNIGYTVAGLLLERVTGDSYAHQLATRIVRPLRLTNTCVPGADPALRGPHNHGYQVFTAPDGSTDLRDVTVWGAGDTFAAGDLISTTADLEHFTNALFTGRVVRGPQLKEMFTLPGRSVRDMETGKAAAYSVGLSTIRLGGHDVWGKTGGRYGYNTAIGATLSPSGDVTRTLVYSVNSTDAKGEDMNPTAMKIMTAAFGAPDPA; encoded by the coding sequence ATGAACGCCCGTACCCGTACCACCCTGCTCGCCACGGCTCTGGTCGTGGGGCTCTCGGCGGTCCCCGCCGTCGCGGCCCCCGCGCCGGCGACGGCCGCTGCCGCTGTCGGCCACACCACCCCCGGCCTCGACACCCTCGCGCTGCGCGCGGCCATCGCCGGCGCCGGGAAGCCGGGCGCGGACGCGACGGCCGCGCTGGTCCGGGTCGGCGGTGCCGGAGGGAGCTGGCGCGGCAGTGCCGGGGTGCACGACCTGGCGAGCGGCGCCCCGGCGGACCCGGAAGGACGCTTCCGGGCGGGTTCGGTCACCAAGGTCTTCACCGCGGCGATGGTGCTGCAGCTCGCGGGCGAGGGCAGAGTCGACCTGAACCGGCCGGTGCGCGCCTACCTTCCCGACCTGATCCCGGCCGCCTACGCGAAAGTGACGGTACGTCAGCTTCTCAACCACACCTCCGGCATACCGTCCGCCGGATCGCCCGGCGGCTCCCTCGACGACGTGTACGCGCACCGCTTCGAGAGCCGCGACCCGAAGGACGTGGTCCGCGAGGCGACCGCACAGAAGCCGGACTTCGCGCCGGGCACCGAGCAGCACTACGACAACATCGGCTACACCGTGGCGGGCCTGCTCCTTGAGCGGGTGACCGGCGACTCGTACGCCCATCAGCTGGCCACCCGCATCGTGCGGCCGCTGCGCCTGACGAACACGTGTGTGCCCGGCGCGGATCCCGCCCTCAGGGGCCCGCACAACCACGGCTACCAGGTGTTCACCGCGCCGGACGGCTCGACGGACCTGCGGGACGTGACGGTGTGGGGCGCGGGCGACACGTTCGCGGCGGGGGACCTGATCTCCACCACGGCCGATCTGGAGCACTTCACGAACGCCCTGTTCACGGGCCGGGTGGTGCGCGGGCCCCAGTTGAAGGAGATGTTCACGCTGCCCGGCCGGTCGGTGCGCGACATGGAGACGGGGAAGGCGGCCGCGTACAGCGTGGGTCTTTCGACGATCCGGCTCGGCGGCCACGACGTGTGGGGCAAGACGGGTGGCCGTTACGGTTACAACACCGCGATCGGCGCCACGTTGTCGCCCTCGGGCGACGTCACGCGGACGCTGGTCTACAGCGTCAACTCCACGGACGCGAAGGGCGAGGACATGAACCCGACCGCCATGAAGATCATGACCGCCGCCTTCGGAGCGCCGGACCCCGCCTGA
- a CDS encoding Lrp/AsnC family transcriptional regulator — protein sequence MHSGSVASRSTDPRTGNGSPSRLPTPAPQGDATRRTNGSTIDAVSLAIIEQLQEDGRRPYAAIGKAVGLSEAAVRQRVQKLLDQGVMQIVAVTDPLTVGFRRQAMVGIRVEGDLDPVAEALTAMAECEYVVMTAGSFDLMVEVVCEDDDHLLEVINKRIRALPGVRSTESFVYLKLKKQTYMWGTR from the coding sequence GTGCACAGTGGCTCCGTGGCCAGCCGAAGCACAGACCCCAGGACCGGGAACGGATCACCGTCCCGGCTCCCGACCCCAGCCCCTCAGGGAGACGCCACGCGTCGTACCAACGGGTCGACGATCGATGCCGTCTCTCTGGCGATCATCGAGCAGCTCCAGGAGGACGGGCGCCGCCCGTACGCCGCGATCGGCAAGGCCGTGGGCCTGTCCGAGGCGGCCGTGCGCCAGCGCGTCCAGAAGCTGCTCGACCAGGGTGTGATGCAGATCGTCGCCGTCACCGACCCGCTCACCGTGGGTTTCCGGCGTCAGGCGATGGTCGGCATCCGGGTCGAGGGAGACCTCGACCCGGTGGCGGAGGCACTGACGGCCATGGCCGAATGCGAGTACGTGGTGATGACCGCGGGCTCCTTCGACCTGATGGTGGAGGTCGTCTGCGAGGACGACGACCACCTTCTCGAAGTGATCAACAAGAGGATCCGCGCCCTCCCCGGCGTGCGTTCCACCGAGAGCTTCGTCTATCTCAAGCTGAAGAAGCAGACCTATATGTGGGGAACCCGATAG
- a CDS encoding polyamine ABC transporter substrate-binding protein: MPPTAHRASSPLTRRSLLRALGGGAALAALAGCGVPAAYVAPGDRAGRDRSAADKALTFANWPLYIDVDDNDASRRPTLDAFTKSTGISVTYTEEINDNDEFFGKISPALMNHQETGRDLMVISDWMAARFVRLGWVQEMDRAKQPNVTKYLDPQLRTPAFDNGRLHSVPWQSGITGIAYNRKKLGRELKHVSDLWDPRLAGKVTLFSGLDESFALLMQGNGVDITRWTADDFHRMCDQVEKQVAKNQIRRFTGNDYTSDLNKGDVLACQAYSGDVFQLQADNPDIEFVVPVEGAELWAESMMIPNLARHKANAEALVDYYYDPEVAAELAASVNYVCPVPAAREVLASSKDKDEAELAENPLIFPDAAMRSRLAIARDITSTERVEFAKRWNAIVGL; encoded by the coding sequence ATGCCACCGACCGCGCACCGCGCCAGCAGCCCTCTGACCCGCCGCAGTCTCCTGCGCGCCCTCGGCGGCGGCGCCGCGCTGGCCGCGCTGGCCGGCTGCGGGGTCCCCGCAGCGTACGTCGCACCGGGCGACCGGGCCGGACGCGACCGCTCGGCGGCCGACAAGGCCCTGACCTTCGCCAACTGGCCGCTCTACATAGACGTCGACGACAACGACGCCTCCCGGCGGCCCACCCTGGACGCGTTCACCAAGAGCACCGGGATCTCCGTCACGTACACCGAGGAGATCAACGACAACGACGAGTTCTTCGGGAAGATCAGCCCGGCCCTGATGAACCACCAGGAGACCGGCCGCGACCTCATGGTCATCAGCGACTGGATGGCGGCCCGGTTCGTGCGGCTGGGCTGGGTGCAGGAGATGGACCGCGCCAAGCAGCCCAACGTCACGAAGTACCTGGACCCGCAGCTGCGCACACCCGCCTTCGACAACGGGCGCCTGCACAGCGTCCCGTGGCAGTCCGGGATCACCGGCATCGCGTACAACCGGAAGAAGCTCGGCCGTGAGCTGAAGCACGTGAGCGACCTGTGGGACCCGCGGCTCGCGGGCAAGGTGACGCTCTTCTCCGGCCTGGACGAATCCTTCGCGCTCCTGATGCAGGGCAACGGCGTCGACATCACCCGGTGGACGGCCGACGACTTCCACCGCATGTGCGACCAGGTCGAGAAGCAGGTCGCGAAGAACCAGATCCGGCGCTTCACCGGCAACGACTACACCAGCGACCTCAACAAGGGCGACGTGCTGGCCTGTCAGGCCTACAGCGGCGACGTGTTCCAGCTCCAGGCCGACAATCCCGACATCGAGTTCGTGGTGCCCGTGGAGGGGGCGGAGCTGTGGGCGGAGTCGATGATGATCCCCAACCTGGCCCGCCACAAGGCGAACGCGGAAGCGCTGGTCGACTACTACTACGACCCCGAGGTCGCCGCGGAGCTTGCCGCGTCGGTCAACTACGTCTGCCCGGTCCCGGCCGCCCGCGAGGTCCTGGCCTCCTCCAAGGACAAGGACGAGGCCGAACTCGCCGAGAACCCCCTGATCTTCCCCGACGCCGCGATGCGCTCCCGCCTCGCGATCGCCCGGGACATCACCTCCACGGAACGGGTGGAGTTCGCCAAACGGTGGAACGCGATCGTGGGGCTGTAG
- a CDS encoding aspartate aminotransferase family protein → MGNPIAVSKDLSQTAYDHLWMHFTRMSSYENAPVPTIVRGEGTYIYDDKGKKYLDGLSGLFVVNAGHGRHELAETAYKQAQELAFFPVWSYAHPKAVELAERLANYAPGDLNKVFFTTGGGEAVETAWKLAKQYHKLTGNHTKYKVISRAVAYHGTPQGALSITGLPALKAPFEPLVPGAHKVPNTNIYRAPIHGEDPVAFGRWAADQIEQEILFEGPETVAAVFLEPVQNAGGCFPPPPGYFQRVREICDKYDVLLVSDEVICAFGRLGTMFACDKFDYVPDMITCAKGMTSGYSPIGACIISDRLAEPFYKGDNTFLHGYTFGGHPVSAAVGLANLDIFEREGLNQHVLDNEGAFFDTLKKLHDLPIVGDVRGNGFFYGIELVKDKVTKESFNDEETERVLYGFLSKALYDNGLYCRADDRGDPVVQLAPPLISDQSTFDEIEGVLRQVLTEAWTKL, encoded by the coding sequence GTGGGGAACCCGATAGCCGTGAGCAAGGACCTCAGCCAGACCGCCTACGACCACCTGTGGATGCACTTCACCCGCATGTCGTCGTACGAGAACGCGCCCGTTCCCACCATCGTCCGTGGCGAAGGCACCTACATCTACGACGACAAGGGCAAGAAGTACCTGGACGGCCTGTCGGGCCTGTTCGTCGTCAACGCAGGACACGGCCGTCACGAGCTCGCCGAGACCGCCTACAAGCAGGCGCAGGAGCTGGCCTTCTTCCCGGTGTGGTCCTACGCCCACCCCAAGGCCGTCGAGCTCGCCGAGCGCCTCGCGAACTACGCGCCGGGCGACCTCAACAAGGTCTTCTTCACCACCGGTGGCGGCGAGGCCGTCGAGACCGCGTGGAAGCTGGCGAAGCAGTACCACAAGCTCACCGGCAACCACACCAAGTACAAGGTCATCTCGCGTGCGGTCGCCTACCACGGCACCCCGCAGGGCGCCCTGTCCATCACCGGTCTGCCCGCCCTGAAGGCGCCCTTCGAGCCGCTGGTCCCCGGCGCGCACAAGGTGCCCAACACCAACATCTACCGCGCCCCGATCCACGGCGAGGACCCGGTGGCCTTCGGCCGCTGGGCCGCCGACCAGATCGAGCAGGAGATCCTCTTCGAGGGCCCCGAGACCGTCGCCGCCGTCTTCCTCGAGCCGGTGCAGAACGCGGGCGGCTGCTTCCCGCCGCCGCCCGGCTACTTCCAGCGGGTCCGCGAGATCTGCGACAAGTACGACGTGCTGCTCGTCTCCGACGAGGTCATCTGCGCCTTCGGCCGGCTCGGCACGATGTTCGCCTGTGACAAGTTCGACTACGTGCCGGACATGATCACCTGCGCCAAGGGCATGACGTCGGGCTACTCCCCGATCGGCGCCTGCATCATCTCCGACCGCCTCGCCGAGCCGTTCTACAAGGGCGACAACACCTTCCTGCACGGCTACACCTTCGGCGGCCACCCGGTCTCCGCCGCGGTGGGCCTGGCCAACCTCGACATCTTCGAGCGCGAGGGCCTCAACCAGCACGTCCTCGACAACGAGGGCGCCTTCTTCGACACCCTCAAGAAGCTCCACGACCTGCCGATAGTCGGCGACGTCCGCGGCAACGGCTTCTTCTACGGCATCGAGCTGGTGAAGGACAAGGTCACCAAGGAGAGCTTCAACGACGAGGAGACCGAGCGCGTCCTGTACGGCTTCCTCTCCAAGGCGCTGTACGACAACGGCCTGTACTGCCGGGCCGACGACCGCGGCGACCCGGTCGTCCAGCTCGCGCCGCCGCTCATCTCCGACCAGTCGACCTTCGACGAGATCGAGGGCGTCCTGCGTCAGGTCCTGACGGAGGCCTGGACGAAGCTCTGA
- a CDS encoding response regulator transcription factor, with translation MTIRVLVADDQELVRSGFALILDVQPDIEVVAEVGDGVRAVEAVRRLAPDVALLDIRMPHLDGIEACREISARSACRTVMLTTFDSDEYVYEALHAGASGFLLKDVRRDDLVHAVRVVAAGDALLAPSVARRLIAEYTSRPAAPSSAGRLDHLDALTARERQTLLLLGRGLSNAEIAAELSVSEHTVKTHVGNVLAKLGLRDRVQAVICAYETGLISAAPAP, from the coding sequence GTGACGATCCGTGTGCTGGTGGCCGACGACCAGGAGCTGGTGCGCAGCGGTTTCGCCCTGATCCTGGACGTGCAGCCGGACATCGAGGTGGTCGCCGAGGTGGGCGACGGCGTGCGGGCCGTCGAAGCGGTGCGCCGGCTCGCGCCGGACGTGGCGCTGCTCGACATCAGGATGCCGCACCTGGACGGCATCGAGGCCTGCCGCGAGATCAGCGCGCGGAGCGCCTGCCGCACGGTGATGCTGACCACCTTCGATTCCGACGAGTACGTCTACGAGGCGCTGCACGCCGGGGCGAGCGGCTTCCTGCTCAAGGACGTGCGGCGGGACGATCTGGTGCACGCGGTACGGGTGGTGGCGGCCGGGGACGCGCTGCTCGCCCCGTCGGTGGCGCGCCGGCTCATCGCCGAGTACACCTCGCGTCCCGCCGCCCCGAGCTCCGCCGGGCGCCTCGACCACCTCGACGCACTGACCGCGCGTGAACGCCAGACGCTGCTCCTGCTCGGCCGTGGCCTGTCCAACGCCGAGATCGCGGCGGAACTGTCGGTCTCCGAGCACACGGTGAAGACGCACGTCGGCAACGTCCTGGCCAAGCTGGGGCTGCGCGACCGCGTGCAGGCCGTGATCTGCGCGTACGAGACGGGCCTGATCTCGGCGGCCCCGGCGCCCTGA
- a CDS encoding ABC transporter ATP-binding protein — MVAPPDNDVLWARSLNHSHSGSPALTGVGVEVREGEILAVGGPRGCGKTTLLRCLSGSLVPDEGEVWFTGVPVHTLGAAARERLRRDRFAWIDPEPTLVPELSAWENAALPLLLRGVAQRAAKKTALEWLERLDIDTCAKKRPHALLQAERQRVAIARALVTEPAVLFADEPTATLHRGDGAQVLRTLLTAARSHHITTLIATHDTEVAALADRTVVLIDGRRVNSRGNNGPSEAEGIAACSLSV, encoded by the coding sequence ATGGTGGCTCCGCCGGACAACGACGTGCTGTGGGCACGTTCCCTGAACCATTCCCACAGCGGCTCGCCCGCCCTGACCGGGGTCGGCGTGGAGGTCCGCGAGGGCGAGATCCTCGCCGTGGGCGGTCCGCGCGGCTGCGGCAAGACGACCCTATTGCGCTGTCTCTCGGGCAGTCTCGTGCCGGACGAGGGCGAGGTCTGGTTCACCGGCGTGCCGGTGCACACCCTGGGCGCGGCGGCCCGTGAGCGGCTGCGCCGCGACCGGTTCGCGTGGATCGACCCCGAGCCCACCCTGGTGCCCGAGCTGAGCGCGTGGGAGAACGCCGCGCTGCCGCTGCTCCTGCGCGGCGTCGCACAGCGCGCCGCGAAGAAGACCGCCCTGGAGTGGCTGGAGCGCCTCGACATCGACACCTGCGCGAAGAAGCGGCCGCACGCCCTGCTCCAGGCGGAGCGCCAGCGCGTGGCGATCGCGCGGGCCCTGGTCACCGAGCCCGCCGTGCTGTTCGCGGACGAGCCGACGGCGACCCTGCACCGCGGCGACGGGGCGCAGGTGCTGCGCACCCTGCTGACCGCGGCCCGCTCGCACCACATCACCACGCTCATCGCCACCCACGACACGGAGGTGGCGGCCCTCGCGGACCGCACGGTGGTCCTCATCGACGGGCGCCGGGTCAACTCCCGGGGAAACAACGGCCCTTCGGAAGCGGAGGGTATCGCCGCGTGCTCGCTCTCCGTCTAG